A stretch of the Vitis riparia cultivar Riparia Gloire de Montpellier isolate 1030 chromosome 13, EGFV_Vit.rip_1.0, whole genome shotgun sequence genome encodes the following:
- the LOC117929114 gene encoding probable signal peptidase complex subunit 2, which produces MASNNNNSSNKNPKKANLLDHHSIKHILDEYVSEIVTSRGYVEDVRMSNVRLLMGSIIIIIALVAQFYPKKFPENRDFLIVCILLYILFNGLLQLIIYTKEKNAILFTHPPEGFFNSTGLVVSSKLPRFSDLYTLSIASADPKSKAAKDPVEFTKSVTQWFTTDGILVEGLFWKDVEGLINDYAREPKKNK; this is translated from the exons ATGGCCAGCAACAACAATAACTCCTCcaacaaaaaccctaaaaaggcCAATCTCTTAGATCACCACTCCATCAAACACATCCTTGACGAGTACGTCTCCGAG ATCGTGACGAGTCGTGGATATGTGGAAGATGTGAGGATGAGCAATGTGAGGTTGTTGATGGGGTCGATCATCATTATCATTGCACTCGTGGCACAATTTTACCCGAAGAAGTTTCCTGAGAATCGAGATTTTCTGATTGTTTGCATCTTATT GTATATCCTCTTCAATGGGCTGTTGCAGTTGATCATATACACAAAGGAAAAGAATGCAATCCTGTTTACCCATCCTCCTGAA GGGTTCTTTAACAGCACAGGTTTGGTGGTCTCTTCCAAGCTGCCAAGATTCTCTGATTTGTACACACTTTCCATAGCAAGTGCAGACCCAAAATCAAAGGCTGCAAAGGACCCAGTAGAGTTTACTAAAAGCGTCACCCAGTG GTTCACCACAGACGGAATTTTGGTGGAGGGCCTGTTCTGGAAAGACGTTGAAGGACTAATAAATGACTATGCAAGAGAACCTAAAAAGAACAAGTGA